One Ensifer adhaerens genomic region harbors:
- the hutC gene encoding histidine utilization repressor: protein MDTKQDRSVSSDPPGDAADSQGQVLSLHQRILGDVEGRILSGEWPPGHRIPFEHELTEQYDCSRMTVNKALTELVKRGLIERRRKSGSYVTFPQVQSAVMEIHDVKLEVQSLGLDYSFRVDERKVRKVESRDRERLDLPSSGKLLDVTCRHFAGSRPFCFEERLISLSAVPEAEEETFETAAPGSWLLGKVPWSTAEHRIRAVAASKSAAQALGIATGTACLVIERRTWSGRAPVTHVRLTYPGDRHELVAQFAPSPIG from the coding sequence ATGGACACCAAGCAAGATCGATCCGTTTCAAGTGACCCGCCTGGCGATGCGGCCGACAGTCAGGGGCAGGTGCTATCGCTGCACCAGCGCATCCTCGGTGACGTCGAAGGGCGCATTCTTTCCGGGGAGTGGCCACCCGGACACCGCATCCCGTTCGAGCACGAACTGACCGAGCAATATGACTGCTCGCGCATGACGGTGAACAAGGCCCTGACCGAACTCGTCAAGCGCGGGCTGATCGAGCGGCGGCGCAAGTCGGGAAGCTACGTTACCTTTCCGCAGGTCCAGTCCGCCGTCATGGAGATCCACGACGTTAAACTCGAAGTCCAGTCGCTGGGGCTCGATTACAGCTTCCGCGTGGATGAGCGAAAAGTGCGCAAGGTCGAAAGCCGGGATCGTGAACGCCTGGATCTCCCGAGCTCGGGCAAGCTGCTGGACGTAACGTGCCGGCATTTTGCCGGCTCGCGTCCCTTTTGCTTCGAGGAGAGGTTGATCAGCCTTTCTGCGGTTCCGGAGGCCGAAGAGGAAACATTCGAGACCGCGGCGCCCGGTTCGTGGCTGCTCGGCAAGGTACCGTGGAGCACGGCCGAACACCGCATTCGTGCCGTGGCGGCCAGCAAGTCGGCAGCGCAGGCGCTCGGTATCGCCACCGGCACAGCCTGCCTCGTCATCGAGCGGCGGACCTGGAGCGGACGGGCGCCGGTCACGCATGTGCGGCTCACCTATCCCGGCGACCGCCACGAACTCGTTGCGCAGTTCGCGCCCAGCCCCATCGGCTAG
- the repA gene encoding plasmid partitioning protein RepA produces MQQKIQSQDAQEHLPTLLAADALELAHQLQQHQKKIFPPQAQKQMRLFSPAEAAAFIGIGEGYLRQVASEGHGPAPLSNGRRMYAVSDIERIRRVLDDGGKSGKYVPHRRGDEKLQVLSVMNFKGGSAKTTTSAHLAQYLALRGYRTLAIDLDPQASLSALFGHQPELDVGEGETLYGAIRYDAPRSIADIVRSTYTANLHLIPGNLELMEFEHETPKAMMTGGAAETLFFARIGDVLADIESFYDIVVIDCPPQLGFLTMSALCAATSVLITVHPQMLDVMSMSQFLSMTSELMSVVEKAGGRTSYDWMRYLGTRFEPNDGPQSQMTGFMRAIFGNRMLQNAMVKSTAISDAGVTKQTLYEVERSQFVRGTYDRAMDSLNLVNGEIEDLVRKVWGRK; encoded by the coding sequence TTGCAGCAAAAAATTCAAAGCCAGGACGCACAGGAGCATCTGCCGACGCTTCTGGCTGCCGATGCTTTGGAGCTTGCCCATCAGCTGCAGCAGCACCAAAAGAAAATCTTCCCCCCGCAAGCGCAAAAGCAGATGCGTCTCTTCAGCCCTGCCGAAGCGGCAGCCTTCATCGGAATCGGCGAAGGCTATCTGAGGCAGGTGGCCTCAGAGGGCCACGGCCCAGCGCCCTTGTCAAACGGTCGGCGCATGTATGCCGTTTCCGACATCGAACGCATTCGCCGCGTTCTCGACGATGGCGGCAAGTCGGGCAAATATGTCCCGCACCGGCGCGGCGATGAAAAGCTGCAGGTCCTGTCTGTGATGAACTTCAAGGGCGGGTCGGCTAAGACGACGACCTCAGCCCACCTCGCCCAATATCTGGCACTTCGCGGCTACCGCACGCTCGCGATCGATCTCGATCCGCAGGCTTCGCTTTCCGCCCTCTTCGGCCATCAACCGGAGTTGGATGTCGGAGAAGGCGAGACGCTTTACGGCGCGATCCGCTATGACGCCCCGCGGTCGATCGCCGATATCGTGCGGTCGACCTACACCGCCAATCTGCATCTCATTCCCGGCAATCTCGAACTCATGGAATTCGAGCACGAAACGCCGAAGGCGATGATGACGGGCGGGGCTGCAGAAACCCTTTTCTTCGCCCGCATCGGCGATGTGCTCGCCGATATCGAGAGCTTCTACGACATCGTCGTCATCGATTGCCCCCCGCAGCTCGGCTTCCTCACCATGTCGGCGCTCTGTGCCGCAACGTCCGTCCTGATCACCGTGCATCCGCAGATGCTCGACGTCATGTCGATGTCGCAGTTCCTGTCGATGACGAGTGAGTTGATGAGCGTCGTCGAAAAAGCCGGTGGCCGCACCAGCTATGACTGGATGCGCTATCTCGGAACACGGTTTGAGCCGAACGACGGCCCTCAAAGCCAGATGACCGGTTTCATGCGCGCCATTTTCGGCAATCGCATGCTGCAGAACGCCATGGTGAAGTCGACAGCTATCTCCGACGCCGGCGTAACGAAGCAAACGCTTTATGAAGTCGAGCGCTCGCAGTTTGTCCGCGGCACCTACGACCGCGCAATGGACTCTCTCAACCTCGTCAATGGCGAGATCGAGGACCTGGTCCGCAAGGTCTGGGGGAGGAAGTAA
- the repB gene encoding plasmid partitioning protein RepB codes for MARKNLIGISEERVDDANGAPGNDRPIAGLMAGARPPTAVGGITRSLSNITQKVERAQELERQLAEGQAVVELDPALIDASFIVDRLGIAADAQLSLAEQMREHGQQVPILVRPHPTIEGRYQVAYGHRRLAAARDIGSSVRAVVRNLNDEQLVVSQGQENNTRSDLSFIERSLFGSRLEDRGFSREIIMSALGVDKAALSKMISVVRRLPIALVEAIGPAPSIGRRRWFELAELLAQDGKPEAAAAFTQSREFQKAGSDQRFDALCTFLSASRARARPIPWLAPDNTTPVRIRETDVETTLAFNSKTAPGFADFVRQRLKSLYLEYQEETGD; via the coding sequence ATGGCCCGTAAGAACCTGATCGGGATATCGGAGGAACGCGTCGACGATGCCAACGGCGCACCGGGCAACGACCGCCCGATCGCCGGGCTGATGGCCGGTGCCCGCCCCCCGACTGCTGTCGGTGGCATCACCCGGTCGCTGTCGAACATCACGCAGAAGGTCGAACGCGCCCAGGAGCTCGAGCGGCAACTTGCCGAAGGGCAAGCGGTCGTCGAACTCGATCCGGCGCTCATCGACGCATCCTTCATCGTCGATCGCCTCGGGATTGCGGCCGACGCGCAACTGAGCCTCGCTGAACAGATGCGAGAGCACGGACAACAGGTGCCCATCCTGGTCCGGCCGCATCCAACCATCGAGGGGCGATACCAGGTCGCCTACGGCCATCGCCGCCTGGCTGCTGCCCGCGACATCGGTAGCAGTGTTCGTGCGGTCGTTCGCAATCTCAATGACGAGCAATTGGTCGTCTCGCAGGGACAGGAAAACAACACCCGTTCCGACCTCTCCTTCATCGAGCGCTCGCTCTTTGGCAGCCGCCTTGAGGATCGCGGGTTTTCGCGTGAGATCATCATGTCGGCGCTGGGTGTCGACAAAGCCGCCCTGTCGAAGATGATTTCTGTTGTTCGCCGGCTACCGATTGCGCTGGTCGAGGCCATCGGACCGGCACCATCGATCGGACGGCGCCGTTGGTTTGAACTCGCTGAGCTTCTCGCACAAGATGGCAAGCCGGAGGCCGCAGCCGCCTTCACGCAAAGCCGAGAATTCCAGAAGGCCGGCAGCGATCAGCGTTTCGACGCCTTGTGCACTTTCTTAAGCGCCTCCAGGGCGCGTGCCCGGCCTATCCCATGGCTGGCGCCAGACAACACAACCCCGGTGCGTATCCGTGAAACGGACGTCGAGACGACGCTTGCCTTCAACAGCAAGACGGCACCAGGCTTTGCAGATTTCGTGAGGCAGAGGCTCAAATCTCTGTACCTCGAATATCAAGAGGAAACAGGAGACTAA
- the repC gene encoding plasmid replication protein RepC codes for MDRGIVTTPFGRRSMTLGMLAHQLSSAPAVDDGSVDKWKLFRTVCAAKTSLGVSDRSLAVLNALLSFYPKSELDPAAGLVVFPSNAQLSLRTHGMAETTLRRHLTALVEAGLILRRDSPNGKRYARRDRKGAIGQAFGFDLAPMLARASEFAAEAARLEADRRYLQVMRERLSLCRRDVVKLVELLRQSDVLQAEEAETQCQAVYTALSRKPLITEVERALAVLSALRDNLTNYLENLLKTQNTAANERQYERHIQSSESDYQSESENACERPEAAFSDLAGTKTSCTPDDDTVAGSAKSPGLSRLHDHIGALPVVLKACPQIRDYGPAGRIGNWRDMFLAATVVRTMLGVSPEAYDEACTVLGPETTATVLACLLERSEHIHSAGGYLRDLTRRARNQTFTVSAMLSARLRAQAGVVAVSG; via the coding sequence ATGGATCGTGGGATTGTCACGACGCCCTTCGGGCGGCGGTCGATGACGCTTGGGATGTTGGCACACCAACTTTCCAGCGCTCCGGCCGTCGACGACGGGAGCGTCGACAAGTGGAAATTGTTTCGAACGGTGTGTGCCGCCAAGACAAGCCTTGGGGTTTCCGACCGTTCGCTTGCGGTGCTGAACGCACTGCTGTCCTTTTACCCAAAGAGCGAACTCGACCCGGCCGCCGGCCTCGTCGTGTTTCCGTCGAATGCGCAGCTTTCGCTCCGTACGCACGGCATGGCCGAGACGACGCTGAGGCGGCATCTGACGGCGCTTGTCGAGGCTGGGCTCATCCTCAGGCGCGACAGTCCCAATGGCAAGCGTTACGCCCGACGTGACCGCAAGGGCGCGATCGGCCAGGCCTTTGGCTTCGATCTCGCACCGATGCTTGCACGGGCGTCCGAGTTCGCAGCGGAAGCGGCACGGCTGGAAGCGGATCGTCGCTACCTGCAGGTGATGCGCGAACGTCTGAGCCTTTGCCGGCGCGACGTCGTCAAGCTCGTCGAGCTCCTGCGCCAGTCCGATGTCCTCCAAGCGGAAGAAGCGGAAACGCAGTGCCAGGCGGTCTACACGGCACTGTCGCGCAAGCCGCTGATCACCGAAGTGGAGCGCGCCCTCGCCGTTTTGTCGGCACTCCGCGACAATCTGACTAATTACCTGGAAAACTTGCTGAAAACGCAGAATACGGCTGCCAATGAACGCCAGTATGAGCGGCACATACAGAGTTCAGAATCCGATTATCAATCTGAATCTGAAAACGCTTGTGAAAGACCTGAAGCGGCATTTTCGGATCTGGCTGGCACCAAGACGTCATGCACTCCGGATGATGATACCGTTGCAGGCAGTGCAAAGTCGCCCGGCCTTTCTCGCCTTCACGATCATATCGGCGCGCTGCCGGTGGTGCTGAAAGCCTGCCCGCAGATCCGTGACTATGGACCAGCGGGGCGAATTGGTAACTGGCGGGACATGTTCCTAGCCGCAACCGTTGTCAGGACGATGCTCGGCGTCAGCCCGGAGGCCTACGACGAGGCGTGCACGGTGCTTGGTCCCGAAACGACGGCAACGGTACTCGCCTGCCTTCTTGAACGGTCCGAGCACATTCATTCGGCCGGGGGCTATCTGCGGGACCTGACGCGCCGCGCGAGAAACCAGACATTCACCGTGTCGGCGATGCTGTCGGCGCGCTTGCGAGCCCAAGCCGGAGTGGTCGCCGTGAGCGGATGA
- a CDS encoding RHE_PE00001 family protein has protein sequence MRYQSPDPYHPTLIPLMISAEDALARLDERTNRHVVEDGYRERGHFFDATAALWVAGELVHVEDLVLHDAHMDARAPTHELTIAHSVLKVRRRIWLGEPGWALSAQGLAALSGEQSPVPELDIPSLAPAETRQAAGVDREPERGEPEDDGDSNPMAAEFAAIDAAIARSQRLLDAHDQDTLEVAERTALATAREPLGQLGLLFDEEWDEEARLDEWRQMVAAADQLPPCLGAALLFDAWERREPLRRQHWLGSLLVGAYLRSRGKVTSHLLSFNTGLKTIRYERRRSRDPLTRWSAFLEAMTVTADLGLKELDRLLLAKTQMDMRIRDRRSNSSLPALIDLVLSRPIVSAALVAKHVGVTPRGALNLVRELGIREMTGRGRYRGWGVL, from the coding sequence ATGCGATACCAGTCTCCCGATCCCTACCATCCAACGCTGATCCCGCTGATGATTTCGGCGGAAGACGCCTTGGCGCGGCTCGATGAGCGCACGAACCGTCATGTCGTCGAAGACGGGTACCGCGAGCGCGGGCATTTCTTCGATGCGACTGCAGCACTTTGGGTGGCCGGCGAACTCGTTCATGTCGAGGATCTCGTGCTGCACGATGCACACATGGACGCGCGAGCGCCGACCCACGAGTTGACCATCGCCCATTCGGTCCTGAAAGTCCGCCGCCGCATCTGGCTCGGCGAGCCTGGTTGGGCCCTTTCTGCCCAGGGGCTTGCAGCACTCAGCGGCGAACAGAGCCCGGTCCCGGAGCTCGATATCCCTTCACTTGCGCCGGCCGAAACACGTCAGGCGGCGGGTGTCGATCGTGAGCCGGAGCGGGGCGAGCCGGAGGACGACGGCGACAGCAATCCGATGGCGGCCGAATTCGCGGCCATCGACGCCGCCATCGCTCGCTCGCAGCGCCTGCTCGATGCGCATGACCAGGACACGCTGGAAGTCGCGGAACGGACGGCGTTAGCGACAGCCCGCGAGCCGCTGGGACAGCTCGGCCTGCTCTTCGACGAAGAGTGGGATGAGGAAGCGCGTCTTGACGAATGGCGCCAGATGGTGGCAGCGGCTGATCAGCTGCCGCCCTGTCTTGGAGCCGCCTTGCTTTTCGATGCCTGGGAGCGGAGGGAGCCTCTGCGCCGTCAGCATTGGCTGGGGTCATTGTTGGTCGGCGCTTACCTGCGCTCCAGAGGCAAGGTCACCTCGCACCTGCTGTCGTTCAACACCGGGCTAAAGACCATCCGCTATGAGCGACGGAGGTCCCGGGACCCACTGACCCGCTGGAGCGCCTTTCTGGAGGCGATGACGGTGACGGCGGATCTCGGTCTCAAGGAACTCGACCGGCTGTTGCTTGCGAAGACCCAGATGGACATGCGCATTCGCGATCGTCGTTCCAACAGCAGTCTGCCGGCCTTGATCGACCTGGTTCTGTCGCGGCCGATCGTATCGGCGGCTTTGGTCGCCAAGCATGTCGGGGTGACGCCGCGCGGCGCGCTGAACCTCGTTCGCGAGCTTGGCATCCGCGAGATGACCGGCCGCGGGCGTTACCGCGGCTGGGGCGTGCTTTGA
- a CDS encoding helix-turn-helix domain-containing protein — MPETLITTAAPAAPPRASSIRPPRPASRSRVVGENLTLLYEGGRNRALYRVVDGCVVLSQLLNDGRRQITDVLGPGRLFGFTIDGRNIATAETLSIARIEPLGDADLNATNPAVASELKTTLHRMQIHATLLGRKTASEKVASALVELSRLFNRTGRNGAARLSFHLHLTRADLADWLGLTVETVSRCLNRFKREGLIDFSHPKTMRVLDPERLEATAGFTRQQTGETTRP; from the coding sequence ATGCCAGAAACCCTGATCACCACTGCCGCGCCAGCGGCTCCCCCTCGCGCGTCCTCGATAAGGCCGCCTCGCCCGGCCTCGCGTAGTCGTGTCGTCGGCGAAAACCTGACCCTGCTCTATGAGGGCGGACGCAACCGCGCGCTCTACCGTGTCGTTGACGGCTGCGTCGTGCTTTCGCAACTTCTCAACGACGGTCGCCGCCAGATCACCGACGTGCTCGGACCGGGCCGGCTCTTCGGCTTCACTATCGACGGCCGCAACATCGCCACCGCCGAAACGCTGAGTATCGCGCGCATCGAGCCTCTGGGTGACGCGGATCTCAACGCCACCAATCCGGCCGTCGCCAGCGAGTTGAAGACGACGCTTCACCGCATGCAGATCCATGCCACGCTGCTTGGTCGCAAGACCGCCAGCGAGAAAGTCGCCAGTGCGCTGGTGGAACTATCGCGCCTGTTCAATCGGACCGGCCGTAACGGCGCTGCCCGGTTGAGCTTTCATCTCCATCTCACCCGCGCCGACCTTGCGGATTGGCTTGGCCTTACCGTCGAAACGGTCAGCCGCTGTCTCAACCGTTTCAAGCGCGAGGGCCTGATCGACTTCAGCCACCCGAAGACAATGCGTGTCCTCGATCCCGAACGCCTCGAAGCGACCGCAGGCTTCACCCGACAACAGACCGGCGAGACGACACGCCCTTGA
- a CDS encoding tripartite tricarboxylate transporter permease: protein MDLFNNLALGFVTAGSPANLLFCLIGVLLGTLIGVLPGIGATATIAMLLPITFQLEPVSSLIMLAGIYYGAQYGGSTTAILINMPGESSSAVTAIDGYQMARKGRAGAALAIAALGSFFAGTVSTFLVAVFAPPLTEIALKFGAAEYFSLMIVGLVSSIALAHGSIVKALAMVALGLLLGLVGTDIYSGTPRFTLGIREYADGLNFVALAVGVFGIAEILRNLENERTREVLMAKVTDLMPTRDDFKRMFAPVVRGTIIGSALGILPGGGAILAAFASYTVEKRVSDHPEEFGHGAIAGVAGPESANNAGAQTSFIPLLTLGIPANPVMALMIGAMIIQGIVPGPNVASEQPALFWGIIASMWIGNLMLVVLNLPLIGLWVKLLKIPYYVLFPIIMAFCSIGVYSVNSNVYDLYAVAFFGLVGYLLLKLRCEPAPLLLGFVLGPLLEENLRRAMILSRGDPTTFVTRPISAILLLIAALVLVVVFLPSVNAKRHEVFVEED, encoded by the coding sequence ATGGATCTTTTCAACAATCTCGCGCTCGGCTTTGTGACCGCCGGTTCCCCCGCCAACCTGCTCTTCTGCCTCATCGGCGTGCTTCTCGGCACCCTGATCGGGGTCCTTCCGGGCATCGGCGCAACGGCAACCATCGCCATGCTGCTGCCGATCACCTTCCAACTCGAGCCGGTCTCCTCGCTGATCATGCTCGCCGGCATCTATTACGGCGCGCAGTATGGCGGCTCGACCACGGCGATCCTGATCAACATGCCGGGCGAATCGTCGTCAGCCGTCACCGCGATCGACGGCTACCAGATGGCCCGCAAGGGTCGGGCCGGCGCCGCCCTGGCGATCGCTGCCCTCGGCTCATTCTTTGCCGGCACCGTCTCGACCTTCCTCGTCGCGGTCTTCGCACCGCCCCTGACCGAAATCGCCCTGAAGTTCGGCGCTGCCGAATACTTCTCGTTGATGATCGTCGGCCTCGTCTCCTCGATCGCACTCGCGCACGGGTCGATCGTCAAGGCGCTGGCCATGGTCGCCCTCGGCCTCCTGCTCGGCCTCGTCGGCACCGATATCTATTCCGGCACGCCGCGCTTTACCCTCGGCATCCGGGAATATGCCGACGGCCTGAACTTCGTAGCGCTCGCCGTCGGTGTCTTCGGCATCGCCGAGATCCTGCGCAACCTTGAAAACGAACGCACCCGCGAGGTGCTGATGGCCAAGGTCACCGACCTGATGCCGACCAGGGACGACTTCAAGCGCATGTTCGCGCCGGTCGTGCGCGGCACCATCATCGGTTCGGCGCTCGGCATTCTGCCCGGTGGCGGCGCAATCCTTGCGGCCTTCGCTTCCTACACCGTGGAGAAACGCGTCTCGGACCACCCCGAAGAGTTCGGCCACGGTGCGATTGCCGGCGTCGCCGGTCCGGAAAGCGCCAACAATGCGGGCGCGCAGACCTCGTTCATTCCGCTGCTCACCCTCGGCATTCCCGCCAATCCGGTGATGGCGCTGATGATCGGCGCGATGATCATCCAGGGCATCGTGCCCGGTCCGAACGTCGCAAGCGAACAGCCCGCCCTCTTCTGGGGCATCATCGCCTCCATGTGGATCGGCAATCTGATGCTCGTGGTCCTGAATCTGCCGTTGATCGGGCTCTGGGTGAAGCTGCTCAAGATCCCCTATTACGTGCTCTTCCCGATCATCATGGCGTTCTGCTCGATCGGGGTCTACAGCGTCAACTCCAATGTCTACGACCTCTATGCCGTCGCCTTCTTCGGCCTCGTCGGCTACCTGCTGTTGAAGCTGCGCTGCGAACCCGCTCCGTTGCTGCTCGGCTTCGTGCTCGGACCGCTGCTCGAAGAAAACCTCCGCCGCGCCATGATCCTGTCGCGCGGAGACCCGACGACATTCGTCACTCGACCGATCAGCGCCATCCTGCTTCTGATCGCAGCCCTGGTGCTCGTCGTCGTGTTCCTGCCGAGTGTGAATGCCAAGCGCCACGAGGTTTTTGTCGAGGAGGATTGA
- a CDS encoding tripartite tricarboxylate transporter TctB family protein — protein MKSLSFDSTNALCGGILTAVGLFFAWQAFNLELGTAFRMGPGYFPLVLAIILTLLGIVILVQSTRVQGEPIGAIALRGMLFILPAPVFFGLTVRGLGFVPALFFTALIACFASGRMTPLMALALSAALTAFSVAVFSYGLGLPFQRFGPWVQF, from the coding sequence ATGAAATCACTCTCCTTCGATAGCACCAATGCGCTCTGCGGCGGGATCCTGACCGCGGTCGGCCTGTTCTTCGCCTGGCAGGCCTTCAACCTAGAGCTCGGCACGGCCTTCCGCATGGGGCCTGGCTATTTCCCCCTCGTGCTCGCGATCATCCTGACGCTCCTCGGCATCGTGATCCTCGTACAGTCCACCCGCGTCCAGGGGGAGCCGATCGGCGCGATTGCGCTGCGTGGCATGCTCTTCATTTTGCCGGCGCCGGTTTTCTTCGGCCTCACGGTCCGCGGCCTCGGCTTCGTCCCGGCACTGTTCTTCACGGCACTCATCGCCTGCTTTGCCTCCGGCCGCATGACGCCGCTCATGGCTTTGGCGCTCTCCGCAGCGCTGACGGCCTTCTCCGTCGCCGTGTTCAGCTATGGTCTCGGCCTGCCCTTCCAGCGCTTCGGCCCCTGGGTCCAATTCTAG
- a CDS encoding tripartite tricarboxylate transporter substrate-binding protein, which yields MKTLNALLGAVAALSIFAVSANAQTYPERSITMVVPFSAGGPTDTVARLVAESMSKDLGQQIIVENVGGAGGTLGAGRVAQADPDGYTVLLHHIGMATSATLYRKLAYDTLNAFEYVGLVTEVPMTIVARKDLEPTDLKGLVEYVKANKDTVTVANAGIGAASHLCGMMFMSAIETPLTTVPYKGTGPAMTDLLGGQVDIMCDQTTNTTKQIQGGTIKAYAVTSPERLKVFPDLPTTTEGGLPNLQVGIWHGVYAPKGTPAEVTERLSKSLQVALKDPNVVARFGELGTEPSSDADATPAALKTKLEGEIARWKPVIEAAGQYAD from the coding sequence ATGAAAACCCTCAACGCATTGCTCGGCGCCGTTGCCGCCCTTTCCATTTTTGCCGTTTCCGCCAACGCACAGACCTACCCCGAGCGTTCGATCACCATGGTCGTGCCCTTCTCCGCCGGTGGCCCGACGGATACGGTTGCGCGCCTGGTTGCTGAATCCATGTCGAAGGACCTCGGCCAGCAGATCATCGTCGAGAACGTCGGCGGCGCCGGCGGCACGCTTGGCGCCGGTCGCGTCGCCCAGGCCGATCCGGACGGCTACACCGTGCTGCTCCATCACATCGGCATGGCAACCAGCGCGACGCTCTACCGCAAACTCGCCTATGACACGCTGAACGCCTTCGAATATGTCGGCCTCGTCACCGAAGTGCCGATGACCATCGTCGCGCGCAAGGACCTCGAGCCGACCGACCTCAAGGGTCTCGTCGAATATGTGAAGGCGAACAAGGACACGGTCACCGTCGCCAACGCCGGCATCGGCGCCGCCTCGCACCTCTGCGGCATGATGTTCATGAGCGCCATCGAAACGCCGCTGACCACCGTTCCCTACAAGGGCACCGGTCCGGCGATGACCGATCTCCTCGGCGGTCAGGTCGACATCATGTGCGACCAGACGACCAACACCACCAAGCAGATTCAGGGCGGCACGATCAAGGCTTACGCCGTCACCTCGCCCGAACGCCTGAAGGTCTTCCCGGACTTGCCGACGACCACCGAAGGTGGTCTGCCGAACCTGCAGGTTGGTATCTGGCACGGCGTCTACGCGCCGAAGGGTACGCCGGCTGAAGTGACCGAACGCCTGTCGAAGTCGCTGCAGGTGGCGCTCAAGGATCCGAACGTGGTTGCCCGCTTCGGCGAACTCGGCACCGAGCCGTCTTCGGACGCCGACGCCACCCCGGCCGCGCTGAAGACCAAGCTCGAAGGCGAGATCGCCCGCTGGAAGCCGGTGATCGAAGCGGCCGGCCAGTACGCCGACTAA